A single region of the Pseudomonas sp. GGS8 genome encodes:
- a CDS encoding aldehyde dehydrogenase family protein produces MADAKRFDNYINGEWVTGSDYCANINPSELSDTLGDYAKADLAQVHAAIDAARAAFPAWSTSGIQARHDSLDKVGTEILARREELGTLLAREEGKTLPEAIGEVTRAGNIFKFFAGECLRLSGDYVPSVRPGVNVEVTREALGVVGLITPWNFPIAIPAWKIAPALAYGNCVVLKPADLVPGCAWALAEIISRAGFPAGVFNLVMGSGRVVGDALVQSPKVDGISFTGSVGVGRQIAVSCVSRQAKVQLEMGGKNPQIILDDADLKQAVELSVQSAFYSTGQRCTASSRLIVTAGIHDKFVEAMAERMKSIKVGHALRSDTDIGPVVSQAQLEQDLKYIDIGQSEGARLVSGGGLVTCDTEGYYLAPTLFADSTAAMRISREEIFGPVANIVRVADYEAALAMANDTEFGLSAGIATTSLKYANHFKRHSQAGMVMVNLPTAGVDYHVPFGGRKGSSYGSREQGRYAQEFYTVVKTAYVGS; encoded by the coding sequence GTGGCAGATGCAAAGCGTTTTGATAACTACATCAATGGTGAATGGGTGACGGGCAGTGATTACTGCGCCAACATCAACCCGTCCGAACTGAGCGATACCCTCGGCGACTATGCCAAGGCTGACCTGGCGCAGGTCCATGCCGCCATCGACGCCGCTCGCGCCGCGTTCCCGGCCTGGTCCACTTCCGGCATTCAGGCACGTCACGATTCCCTGGATAAAGTCGGCACTGAAATCCTCGCCCGTCGCGAAGAGCTCGGCACGTTGCTGGCCCGAGAAGAGGGCAAGACCCTGCCCGAAGCCATCGGCGAAGTGACCCGCGCCGGCAACATCTTCAAGTTCTTCGCCGGTGAATGTCTGCGCCTGTCCGGTGACTACGTGCCGTCGGTGCGTCCGGGAGTCAATGTCGAAGTCACTCGCGAAGCGCTGGGCGTGGTCGGTCTGATCACTCCATGGAACTTCCCGATCGCGATCCCAGCATGGAAAATCGCTCCGGCGCTGGCCTATGGCAACTGCGTGGTTCTGAAGCCTGCCGATCTGGTGCCGGGTTGTGCATGGGCGCTGGCAGAAATAATCTCCCGCGCGGGTTTCCCGGCCGGGGTGTTCAACCTGGTGATGGGCAGCGGTCGCGTGGTTGGCGATGCGCTGGTGCAGAGCCCGAAAGTCGACGGCATCAGCTTCACTGGCTCCGTGGGCGTGGGCCGGCAGATCGCTGTCAGCTGTGTATCGCGTCAGGCCAAGGTGCAGCTGGAAATGGGCGGCAAGAACCCGCAGATCATTCTCGATGACGCCGACCTCAAGCAAGCGGTCGAACTGTCGGTACAGAGCGCGTTCTACTCCACCGGTCAGCGTTGTACCGCGTCGAGCCGTCTCATCGTCACCGCCGGGATTCACGACAAATTCGTCGAAGCCATGGCCGAGCGCATGAAGTCGATCAAGGTCGGCCACGCCTTAAGGTCCGACACCGATATCGGCCCGGTAGTGTCGCAAGCGCAGCTTGAACAGGACTTGAAGTACATCGACATCGGCCAGTCCGAAGGGGCTCGTCTGGTCAGCGGCGGTGGTCTGGTGACGTGCGACACCGAGGGCTATTACCTCGCCCCGACGCTGTTTGCCGACAGCACAGCTGCGATGCGCATCAGCCGTGAAGAGATCTTCGGCCCGGTGGCCAACATCGTTCGCGTAGCGGATTACGAGGCAGCGCTGGCCATGGCCAATGACACCGAGTTCGGCCTGTCGGCGGGCATCGCCACCACGTCGCTGAAGTACGCCAACCACTTCAAGCGCCACTCCCAGGCCGGGATGGTGATGGTCAACCTGCCGACCGCCGGTGTGGATTACCACGTTCCGTTCGGTGGGCGTAAAGGTTCATCCTATGGCTCACGTGAGCAAGGTCGCTATGCGCAAGAGTTTTACACGGTCGTAAAAACGGCCTACGTCGGTTCCTGA
- a CDS encoding MFS transporter yields the protein MQSTKPTHVRYLILLMLFLVTTINYADRATIAIAGSSLQKDLGIDAVTLGYIFSAFGWAYVAGQIPGGWLLDRFGSKKVYALSIFTWSLFTVLQGYVGEFGLSTAVVALFMLRFLVGLAEAPSFPGNARIVAAWFPTAERGTASAIFNSAQYFATVLFAPLMGWIVYSFGWQHVFIVMGVIGIIFSGIWLKVIHSPRQHPMINDAEFKHIADNGGMVDMDQDKGKGKKVDGPKWDYIRQLLTNRMMLGVYLGQYCINGITYFFLTWFPVYLVQERGMTILKAGFIASLPAICGFIGGVLGGVISDYLLRKGHSLTFARKAPIIAGLLVSSSIVACNYVDIEWMVVGFMALAFFGKGVGALGWAVVSDTSPKQIAGLSGGLFNMFGNIASITTPIVIGYIISSTGSFKWALVFVGCNALVAVFSYLVIVGPIKRVVLKEPPVSGPETNNKLSEAHS from the coding sequence ATGCAATCGACCAAGCCGACTCACGTCCGCTATTTGATCCTGCTCATGCTGTTTCTGGTGACCACGATCAACTACGCCGACCGGGCGACCATTGCAATCGCCGGTTCCAGCCTGCAAAAAGACCTCGGCATCGACGCGGTCACCCTCGGTTACATCTTCTCCGCATTCGGTTGGGCCTACGTGGCCGGGCAAATTCCCGGTGGCTGGCTGCTGGACCGGTTCGGTTCGAAAAAAGTCTATGCCCTGAGCATCTTCACCTGGTCGCTGTTCACCGTGTTGCAAGGCTATGTCGGTGAGTTCGGGCTTTCCACCGCCGTTGTCGCGCTGTTCATGCTGCGCTTTCTGGTAGGCCTGGCCGAAGCGCCATCCTTCCCCGGTAACGCACGCATTGTGGCAGCGTGGTTTCCGACCGCTGAACGCGGCACTGCCTCGGCGATCTTCAACTCGGCGCAATACTTCGCCACCGTATTGTTCGCTCCGCTGATGGGCTGGATTGTTTACTCCTTCGGCTGGCAGCACGTGTTCATCGTCATGGGCGTGATCGGCATCATCTTCTCGGGGATCTGGCTCAAGGTTATCCACAGCCCGCGCCAACACCCGATGATCAATGACGCCGAGTTCAAGCACATCGCCGACAACGGCGGCATGGTCGACATGGACCAGGACAAGGGCAAAGGTAAAAAGGTCGACGGCCCGAAGTGGGACTACATCCGCCAGCTGCTGACCAACCGCATGATGCTCGGCGTGTACCTGGGCCAGTACTGCATCAACGGCATCACCTACTTCTTCCTGACCTGGTTCCCGGTGTACCTGGTGCAGGAGCGCGGCATGACCATTCTCAAGGCCGGTTTCATTGCCTCGTTGCCGGCGATCTGCGGGTTTATCGGTGGGGTGCTCGGCGGGGTCATTTCTGACTATCTGCTGCGCAAGGGCCACTCGCTGACCTTCGCTCGCAAAGCGCCGATCATCGCCGGTCTGCTGGTTTCCAGCAGCATCGTGGCTTGCAACTATGTCGATATTGAATGGATGGTAGTCGGCTTCATGGCCCTGGCCTTCTTCGGCAAAGGCGTGGGCGCATTGGGCTGGGCGGTGGTGTCCGATACCTCGCCGAAACAGATCGCCGGTTTGAGTGGTGGCCTGTTCAACATGTTCGGCAACATCGCGTCGATCACCACGCCGATTGTCATTGGTTACATCATCAGCTCCACCGGCTCGTTCAAGTGGGCGCTGGTGTTCGTCGGTTGCAACGCGCTGGTCGCGGTATTCAGCTACCTGGTGATCGTTGGCCCGATCAAACGTGTGGTACTCAAAGAGCCGCCGGTCAGCGGTCCTGAAACGAACAATAAGTTATCGGAAGCGCATTCCTGA
- the mksF gene encoding Mks condensin complex protein MksF, which produces MSKERYGIRRFALLNTAGYSLGLFPLEEPLSVYGANNLGKSASINALQFPILARMSDMSFGKYSLEQSRRFYFASDTSYILVEVSLPHGPHVIGVVGRGPGGGFGHQFFAYAGKLDLAHYQKDDTCLRQKELFTNLEREGLKAYELKPDELRRLLVGGHTSIPLDLTLIPLRSTSEQSLKTFRALFINLLHMREITAAKLKQLFLDAFEHSLRSGSVDYIAACEEAFRDVRRMEQDYNSLVAAGPLVEALANGVKQRDILRGKLHRLSPLLDSLLGTWSDYASARKEELTIQAEHYRNEQDALQNDQRGGTQELMRLEREITGIQRWLGELSVLKHRFALVDDVKVLEQQLLAAKDAHDELAGALAQSRQFSAEDLEERLRDLEKRLKSVKQQLDHADNNSYARLREEFSQQDVERLMRLFNSALFSLPLGEHGITLDEEGQWVKSMELILDGFKGERFEVPGLSIDISHIEPPALQALADRAALRDQKERLDKELKQLKTQQAVAADRAASKTQTEALYQQVLDAQKALEDFRRAQTLSAEEGDKLEQLAQMEAAQDELKRSSDAFTERVQQLSAKLQLVGRQIGDMEAKQRTLDDALRRRQLLPADLPFGTPFMDPVDDSMDNLLPLLNDYQDSWQGLLRADGQIDALYAQVRLKGVAKFDSEDDMERRLQLLINAYAHRTDEALTLGKARRAAVTDIARTLRNIRSDYDSLEHQLALFNREINKRQVSNLQSFRIVLAPNKEALKHIDQIIHSAGQYEEGETLSVFDLSQSAEQDNKNEEAKEYLARLVAANHNQLGLKDLFELAFEITKVNGQPVIHTDIDGAASNGTTMTIKALTNMYLLLHLMDRDQAGRVRLPYYLDEAADIDEKNQAALLETSLQLGFVPILASVKPQVCASVAIDLEGGSGPNGIYIDEADWKYIRRHDEVRATVNVQADEPELDAV; this is translated from the coding sequence ATGAGCAAGGAACGCTACGGCATTCGCCGCTTTGCCCTTTTGAACACCGCCGGCTACAGCCTCGGCCTGTTCCCGCTGGAAGAACCGCTGTCGGTCTACGGCGCGAACAACCTTGGTAAGTCCGCCTCGATCAACGCCTTGCAGTTCCCGATTCTGGCGCGCATGTCGGACATGAGTTTCGGCAAGTACAGCCTGGAGCAGTCGCGGCGGTTCTACTTCGCCTCGGACACCAGTTACATCCTGGTCGAAGTCTCCCTGCCCCACGGCCCACATGTGATCGGCGTGGTCGGTCGCGGCCCGGGCGGCGGTTTCGGCCATCAGTTCTTTGCCTACGCCGGCAAACTCGACCTGGCCCATTACCAGAAAGACGACACCTGCCTGCGGCAGAAAGAGCTGTTCACCAATCTTGAGCGCGAAGGCCTGAAAGCCTACGAACTCAAGCCGGATGAACTGCGTCGTTTGCTGGTGGGCGGCCACACCTCGATTCCGCTCGACCTGACGCTGATCCCGCTGCGCTCCACCAGCGAGCAGAGCCTGAAGACCTTCCGTGCCCTGTTCATCAATTTGCTGCACATGCGCGAAATCACTGCAGCCAAGCTCAAGCAGTTGTTCCTCGATGCCTTCGAACACAGCCTGCGCTCCGGCAGTGTCGATTACATCGCCGCGTGCGAAGAAGCGTTCCGCGATGTACGCCGCATGGAGCAGGACTACAACTCGCTGGTCGCGGCCGGTCCCTTGGTTGAAGCCTTGGCCAACGGCGTGAAACAGCGCGATATCCTGCGTGGCAAACTGCATCGCCTGTCGCCCCTGCTCGACTCCCTGCTCGGCACTTGGTCGGATTACGCCAGCGCGCGCAAGGAAGAACTGACGATTCAGGCCGAGCATTACCGCAACGAGCAGGACGCCCTGCAAAACGATCAACGCGGCGGCACTCAGGAGCTGATGCGCCTGGAGCGGGAAATCACCGGCATCCAGCGCTGGCTCGGCGAGTTGTCGGTGCTCAAGCATCGCTTCGCCCTGGTCGATGACGTCAAAGTCCTTGAGCAACAACTGCTCGCGGCCAAGGATGCGCATGACGAACTGGCCGGTGCGCTGGCCCAGTCGCGGCAGTTCTCGGCCGAAGACCTGGAAGAGCGTCTGCGGGATCTGGAAAAACGCCTCAAATCGGTGAAGCAACAACTCGATCACGCCGACAACAACAGCTACGCTCGTCTGCGCGAAGAGTTCTCGCAGCAGGACGTCGAACGCCTGATGCGGCTGTTCAACAGCGCGCTGTTCAGCCTGCCGCTGGGCGAACACGGCATTACGCTGGACGAGGAAGGTCAGTGGGTCAAATCCATGGAACTGATCCTGGATGGCTTCAAAGGTGAGCGTTTCGAAGTGCCGGGCCTGTCCATCGACATCTCGCACATCGAGCCCCCAGCCCTGCAAGCCTTGGCCGACCGCGCCGCGCTACGCGATCAGAAAGAGCGTCTGGACAAAGAACTCAAGCAACTGAAAACCCAACAAGCCGTGGCGGCCGACCGCGCGGCCAGCAAGACCCAGACCGAAGCCCTGTATCAGCAAGTGCTGGATGCGCAGAAAGCCCTGGAAGATTTCCGTCGCGCGCAAACCCTGAGCGCCGAAGAAGGCGACAAGCTTGAGCAATTGGCGCAGATGGAAGCCGCTCAAGACGAGTTGAAACGCTCCAGCGATGCCTTCACCGAACGCGTCCAGCAACTGTCGGCCAAGCTGCAACTGGTCGGCCGGCAGATCGGCGACATGGAAGCCAAACAACGCACCCTCGACGACGCCCTGCGCCGCCGTCAGCTGTTGCCGGCCGACCTGCCGTTCGGCACGCCGTTCATGGACCCGGTCGACGATTCCATGGACAACCTGCTGCCATTGCTAAATGACTATCAGGACAGCTGGCAAGGCCTGCTGCGCGCCGACGGGCAGATCGACGCGCTCTACGCGCAGGTTCGCCTGAAGGGCGTGGCCAAGTTCGACAGCGAAGACGATATGGAACGTCGCCTGCAACTGCTGATCAACGCGTACGCACACCGCACCGATGAAGCCCTGACCCTCGGCAAGGCGCGCCGCGCGGCAGTCACCGATATCGCTCGGACCCTGCGCAACATCCGTAGCGACTACGACAGCCTCGAGCATCAACTGGCGCTGTTCAACCGCGAGATCAACAAACGTCAGGTCTCCAACCTGCAGAGCTTCCGTATCGTGCTCGCACCGAACAAGGAAGCGCTCAAGCACATTGACCAGATCATCCACAGCGCCGGTCAGTACGAAGAAGGCGAAACCCTCTCCGTCTTCGACCTGAGCCAAAGCGCCGAGCAGGACAACAAGAACGAAGAAGCCAAGGAATACCTGGCGCGGCTGGTGGCAGCCAACCACAACCAGCTCGGTCTCAAGGATCTGTTCGAGCTGGCGTTCGAGATCACCAAGGTCAATGGCCAACCGGTGATCCACACCGACATCGACGGCGCGGCCTCCAACGGCACCACCATGACCATCAAGGCGCTGACCAACATGTACTTGTTGCTGCACTTGATGGACCGCGACCAGGCCGGTCGCGTGCGCCTGCCGTACTACCTCGACGAGGCAGCGGACATCGACGAGAAGAACCAGGCAGCGCTGTTGGAAACCAGCCTGCAACTGGGCTTCGTGCCGATCCTGGCGAGTGTGAAGCCGCAAGTCTGCGCCAGTGTCGCCATCGACCTGGAAGGCGGCAGCGGCCCGAACGGCATCTACATCGACGAAGCGGACTGGAAGTACATCCGTCGCCACGATGAAGTGCGGGCAACCGTCAACGTGCAAGCGGACGAGCCGGAGCTGGATGCGGTCTGA
- the garD gene encoding galactarate dehydratase has protein sequence MQLIEHSDSPRYIRLHERDNVVIVVNDQGVPAGTEFPDGLVTVDFVPQSHKVTLEDIPEGGQVIRYGQTIGYALQPIPRGSWVKEDQLRMPTAPPLDSLPLSTEVPAAQAPLEGFTFEGYRNVDGTVGTRNILGITTTVQCVTGVLDHAVKRIKDELLPKYPNVDDVVALTHSYGCGVAITATDAYIPIRTVRNLARNPNLGGEALVISLGCEKLQAGQVMHENDSSVDLSEPWLYRLQDSSHGFTEMIEQIMALAETRLKKLDQRRRETVPASELILGMQCGGSDAFSGITANPALGYASDLLLRAGATVMFSEVTEVRDAIYLLTSRAETQEVAEELVREMDWYDRYLAKGEADRSANTTPGNKKGGLSNIVEKSLGSIVKSGSSAINGVLGPGERFKRKGLIFCATPASDFVCGTLQLAAGMNLHVFTTGRGTPYGLAMAPVVKVSTRTELAQRWPDLIDIDAGRIATGRASIEDLGWELFHYYLDVASGKKQTWAEQHKLHNDITLFNPAPIT, from the coding sequence ATGCAGTTGATTGAACATTCCGACTCGCCGCGCTACATCCGCCTGCACGAGCGGGACAATGTGGTGATCGTGGTCAACGATCAGGGCGTGCCGGCCGGCACCGAGTTCCCCGATGGCCTGGTCACCGTGGATTTCGTGCCGCAGAGCCACAAGGTCACCCTCGAGGACATTCCCGAGGGCGGTCAGGTGATTCGTTACGGCCAGACGATCGGCTACGCGTTGCAGCCGATCCCGCGCGGCAGCTGGGTCAAGGAAGATCAACTGCGCATGCCCACCGCGCCACCGCTGGACAGCTTGCCGCTGTCCACCGAAGTGCCGGCCGCGCAGGCACCGTTGGAAGGCTTCACCTTCGAGGGGTATCGCAACGTCGACGGCACCGTGGGTACGCGCAACATTCTCGGCATCACCACCACCGTGCAGTGCGTCACTGGCGTGCTGGATCACGCAGTAAAACGCATCAAGGACGAGTTACTGCCCAAGTACCCGAACGTCGATGACGTGGTGGCGCTGACCCACAGTTACGGCTGTGGCGTGGCGATCACCGCCACCGACGCGTACATCCCGATCCGCACTGTGCGTAATCTGGCACGTAACCCAAACCTGGGGGGCGAGGCACTGGTGATCAGCCTGGGCTGCGAGAAATTGCAGGCCGGGCAGGTGATGCACGAGAACGACAGCTCGGTGGATTTGAGCGAGCCGTGGTTGTACCGCTTGCAGGATTCGAGTCACGGTTTTACCGAGATGATCGAGCAGATCATGGCGCTGGCCGAAACCCGTTTGAAGAAGCTCGATCAACGCCGCCGGGAAACTGTGCCGGCGTCCGAGCTGATCCTCGGCATGCAGTGCGGCGGCAGCGATGCGTTCTCCGGAATCACCGCCAACCCGGCGCTGGGCTATGCCTCGGACCTGTTGCTGCGGGCCGGTGCGACGGTGATGTTTTCCGAAGTCACCGAAGTGCGCGATGCGATTTACCTGCTGACGTCCCGCGCCGAAACCCAGGAAGTCGCCGAGGAACTGGTGCGCGAAATGGACTGGTACGACCGTTACCTGGCCAAGGGCGAAGCGGATCGCAGCGCCAACACCACGCCGGGGAACAAGAAGGGCGGGTTGTCGAACATTGTCGAGAAGTCCTTGGGCTCGATCGTCAAATCCGGCAGCAGCGCGATCAACGGCGTGCTTGGCCCTGGCGAGCGGTTCAAGCGCAAAGGGCTGATTTTCTGTGCGACCCCGGCCAGTGATTTTGTTTGCGGGACGTTGCAGTTGGCGGCGGGGATGAACCTGCATGTGTTTACCACCGGGCGTGGTACGCCTTATGGGTTGGCGATGGCGCCAGTGGTGAAGGTGTCGACTCGCACAGAACTGGCGCAGCGCTGGCCGGACCTGATCGACATCGATGCCGGGCGGATTGCCACCGGGCGGGCGTCGATCGAAGACCTCGGCTGGGAGTTGTTCCATTACTACCTGGACGTGGCCAGCGGCAAGAAACAGACGTGGGCGGAGCAGCACAAGCTGCATAACGACATCACCTTGTTCAACCCGGCACCGATCACGTAA
- a CDS encoding FadR/GntR family transcriptional regulator: MENPIDVPRLPRKRRSLAQELVTVLSEQIRDGQLKRGDKLPTESAIMDAHGVSRTVVREAISRLQAAGQVETRHGIGTFVLDTPSPSGFRIDPATVVTLRDVLAILELRISLEVESAGLAAQRRSPEQLALMRAALDALNESVSHASDAVASDFQFHLQIALATGNRYFTDIMTHLGTSIIPRTRLNSARLAHDDQQHYMNRLSREHEEIYDAIARQDSDAARAAMRLHLTNSRERLRQAHEEAQAQRG; encoded by the coding sequence ATGGAAAACCCGATCGACGTACCTCGCCTCCCTCGCAAGCGCCGCAGCCTCGCACAGGAACTGGTTACGGTGCTGTCCGAGCAGATCCGCGACGGTCAGCTCAAGCGTGGCGACAAGTTGCCCACCGAGTCGGCGATCATGGATGCCCATGGCGTCAGCCGTACCGTGGTGCGCGAAGCGATCTCCCGTTTGCAGGCCGCAGGGCAAGTGGAAACCCGTCATGGTATCGGCACCTTCGTGCTCGACACCCCGAGCCCGAGCGGCTTTCGTATCGACCCGGCGACCGTGGTGACCTTGCGCGACGTATTGGCGATTCTGGAACTGCGCATCAGCCTGGAAGTGGAATCCGCGGGCCTTGCCGCACAACGTCGCAGCCCTGAGCAGTTGGCGTTGATGCGAGCGGCGCTGGACGCGTTGAATGAAAGTGTCTCCCACGCCAGCGACGCGGTGGCTTCGGACTTCCAGTTCCACCTTCAAATCGCCCTGGCCACCGGCAACCGCTACTTCACTGACATCATGACTCACCTAGGCACCAGCATCATTCCGCGCACACGCCTCAACTCTGCGCGCCTGGCCCACGACGATCAGCAGCACTACATGAATCGCCTGAGCCGTGAACACGAAGAGATTTACGACGCGATCGCGCGACAGGATTCCGATGCGGCGCGGGCGGCTATGCGGTTGCATCTGACCAATAGCCGTGAGCGGCTGCGCCAGGCGCATGAAGAGGCGCAGGCGCAGAGGGGCTGA
- the kdgD gene encoding 5-dehydro-4-deoxyglucarate dehydratase: protein MNPQELKSILSSGLLSFPVTDFNAQGDFHRAGYIKRLEWLAPYGASALFAAGGTGEFFSLAASEYSEIIKTAVDTCASSVPILAGVGGSTRQAIEYAQEAERLGAKGLLLLPHYLTEASQDGVAAHVEAVCKSVKIGVVVYNRNVCRLTAPLLERLAERCPNLIGYKDGLGDIELMVSIRRRLGDRFSYLGGLPTAEVYAAAYKALGVPVYSSAVFNFIPKTAMDFYHAIAREDHATVGKIIDDFFLPYLDIRNRKAGYAVSIVKAGAKIAGYDAGPVRAPLTDLTGEEYEMLAALIDKQGAQ, encoded by the coding sequence ATGAATCCACAAGAACTGAAGTCCATCCTCTCTTCCGGCTTGCTGTCGTTCCCGGTCACCGACTTCAATGCTCAGGGCGACTTCCATCGCGCGGGCTACATCAAGCGTCTCGAATGGCTGGCCCCATACGGCGCCTCGGCATTGTTCGCCGCGGGCGGCACCGGTGAGTTCTTCTCTCTGGCGGCCAGCGAATATTCGGAAATCATCAAGACAGCGGTCGACACCTGCGCCAGCAGCGTGCCAATCCTCGCCGGCGTCGGCGGTTCGACCCGCCAGGCTATCGAGTACGCTCAGGAAGCCGAGCGCCTGGGCGCCAAAGGCCTGTTGCTGCTGCCGCACTACCTGACGGAAGCCAGCCAGGACGGCGTTGCCGCCCACGTTGAAGCCGTGTGCAAATCGGTAAAAATCGGCGTGGTGGTCTACAACCGCAATGTCTGCCGCCTGACCGCGCCGCTGCTGGAACGTCTGGCCGAACGCTGCCCGAACTTGATTGGCTACAAGGATGGCCTGGGCGATATCGAGTTGATGGTGTCGATCCGTCGTCGCCTCGGCGATCGTTTCAGCTATCTGGGCGGCTTGCCGACCGCTGAAGTCTACGCCGCGGCCTACAAGGCTTTGGGCGTACCGGTTTACTCCTCGGCGGTGTTCAACTTCATCCCGAAAACCGCGATGGATTTCTACCACGCCATTGCTCGCGAAGATCACGCCACCGTCGGCAAGATCATTGATGACTTCTTCCTGCCGTACCTGGACATCCGCAACCGCAAGGCCGGTTACGCGGTAAGCATCGTCAAGGCCGGGGCAAAAATTGCCGGCTATGACGCAGGCCCGGTGCGTGCACCGCTGACCGATCTGACGGGCGAAGAGTACGAAATGCTCGCCGCGCTGATCGACAAGCAGGGCGCGCAGTAA
- the mksE gene encoding Mks condensin complex protein MksE produces MHLDLSELSQLAPIFRELFKGYHVSRRDPELYAQLSNFQDQYRTLFKALGFELVCDTRGFYYFVPDLAAAAVNKTAQRLALFTFILVEHLADQGRDPIAVLDGGSLGRDELPSLLEKYRDLFIQAEVQTVEELEEKIMRRMTQLGFAGEENGVYRFLPPMHRFLDVCLSVQQDRDLAASLHSVLPLPAPVLIDEDSDEKLLQTDDPLDLSEFEGESEEDALARAIAEEQETDA; encoded by the coding sequence ATGCATCTTGATCTATCCGAACTGTCTCAGCTGGCGCCGATCTTTCGCGAGCTGTTCAAGGGCTACCACGTCAGCCGCCGCGACCCCGAGCTGTACGCCCAACTGTCGAACTTCCAGGACCAGTACCGCACCCTGTTCAAGGCGCTGGGTTTTGAACTGGTGTGCGACACCCGTGGTTTCTATTACTTCGTCCCAGACCTGGCCGCCGCCGCCGTGAACAAGACTGCCCAGCGTCTGGCGCTGTTCACCTTCATCCTCGTCGAACACCTGGCCGACCAGGGCCGCGACCCGATCGCCGTGCTCGACGGTGGCAGCCTCGGTCGCGATGAATTGCCATCGTTGCTGGAGAAGTACCGCGACCTGTTCATCCAGGCCGAAGTGCAGACCGTCGAAGAACTCGAAGAAAAGATCATGCGCCGCATGACCCAACTCGGTTTCGCCGGCGAAGAAAACGGTGTCTACCGTTTCCTGCCGCCGATGCACCGTTTCCTCGACGTGTGCCTGTCGGTCCAGCAAGACCGTGACCTGGCCGCCAGCCTGCACAGCGTGCTGCCGTTGCCGGCGCCGGTGCTGATCGACGAAGACAGCGACGAAAAACTGCTGCAGACCGACGACCCGCTGGACCTCAGTGAATTCGAAGGTGAAAGCGAAGAAGACGCCCTGGCCCGCGCCATTGCCGAAGAACAGGAGACCGACGCATGA